A single genomic interval of Anopheles darlingi chromosome X, idAnoDarlMG_H_01, whole genome shotgun sequence harbors:
- the LOC125948273 gene encoding chitinase-like protein 3 has protein sequence MSKLQGKYELLKEETNLRQRQTYIQVGMLVAFCGLSCVAVFATWSMIYRQNLIIPPTLIDIPSYWRNRIAQYETALHHHRTVHPGVELPATGRNVSIHGNAEPENVDNSNGVASRAESRAHTVPQRVKQLDNERILPSRLGNYIYSQEAASGQPVQPKLVCYYTTPDLSAPGGLRHILLPERIDPFLCTHLNIGIIGIDNCTLLIDENVHASLNRTKALKRTNPALKILLWIGGGSIGGFSAMVENHANRKRFIQSVKATLEKYRLDGIDLDWEFPDSGGKRRMHFSQLLHEIRREYQREHRTYILSVAVAPQATLAYMAYDVGEINSYADYVNLMSYDFHFYSPDLPQTGLNAPLYRRPGEVALLAALNINESVHYWLSAGLDRSKLIVGLPTYGHSYTLVNPFNTRIGAPAAGNGRVGMFGFASFSEVCWFRRHNIYVLEAYDEATCSPYLHAGTEWISYDDERSIGCKADYILANGLGGAMMFSLNTDDFGAYCAGNALYEPPAGAPPTFPLLRKVRSVLLGHDGDSDSSPTGVR, from the exons ATGTCGAAGCTGCAGGGAAAATACGAGCTGCTGAAGGAAGAGACAAACCTAAG ACAAAGACAAACCTACATTCAGGTCGGCATGCTGGTGGCCTTTTGTGGTCTGTCCTGTGTCGCCGTGTTCGCCACCTGGTCGATGATCTACCGACAGAATCTAATCATTCCGCCAACGCTGATAG ACATTCCTTCCTACTGGCGCAACCGTATCGCACAGTACGAGACGgctttgcaccaccaccgaaccgtgCACCCGGGTGTCGAGttaccggccaccggccgcAACGTTTCGATCCATGGGAACGCCGAGCCGGAGAACGTGGATAATAGTAACGGGGTGGCATCCCGGGCCGAATCCAGGGCTCATACGGTACCGCAGCGCGTCAAGCAGCTCGACAACGAGCGTATCCTACCGTCGCGCCTGGGCAACTACATTTACTCGCAGGAGGCGGCTAGCGGCCAGCCCGTCCAGCCGAAGCTGGTCTGCTACTATACGACACCGGATCTGAGCGCTCCGGGCGGTCTGCGGCACATCCTTCTGCCGGAGCGTATCGATCCGTTCCTTTGCACGCACCTCAACATtggcatcatcggcatcgacaaCTGTACGCTGCTGATCGACGAGAACGTGCACGCTAGCCTGAACCGCACCAAAGCACTCAAGCGCACCAATCCGGCGCTCAAGATATTGTTGTggatcggtggtggcagtaTCGGCGGTTTCTCGGCGATGGTTGAAAACCACGCCAACCGGAAGCGCTTCATTCAGTCGGTCAAGGCGACGCTGGAAAAGTACCGGCTCGATGGCATCGATCTCGACTGGGAGTTCCCGGATAGCGGTGGCAAGCGGCGGATGCACTTCTCCCAGCTGCTGCACGAGATACGGCGCGAGTATCAGCGTGAACACCGGACGTACATACTGAGTGTGGCGGTTGCACCGCAGGCCACCCTCGCCTACATGGCCTACGATGTGGGCGAGATCAACAGTTACGCCGATTACGTTAACCTGATGTCGTACGATTTCCACTTTTATTCGCCCGACCTGCCGCAAACcg GTCTTAACGCTCCCCTATATCGGCGACCTGGTGAGGTCGCGCTACTCGCTGCGCTTAACATCAACGAGTCGGTACACTACTGGCTGTCAGCCGGGTTGGATCGCAGCAAGCTGATCGTCGGCCTACCGACTTACGGCCACTCGTATACGCTGGTGAATCCGTTCAACACTCGGATCGGTGCACCGGCTGCCGGTAACGGACGTGTCGGCATGTTCGGATTCGCATCTTTCTCCGAGGTGTGCTGGTTTCGGCGCCACAACATCTACGTCCTGGAGGCGTACGACGAGGCCACCTGCTCGCCGTATCTGCACGCCGGCACCGAGTGGATTTCGTACGATGACGAACGGAGCATCGGCTGCAAGGCGGATTATATCCTTGCGAACGGTTTGGGCGGCGCCATGATGTTTTCGCTCAACACCGACGACTTCGGTGCGTATTGTGCCGGCAATGCGCTATATGAGCCGCCAGCTGGCGCCCCACCAACCTTCCCACTGCTGCGCAAGGTCCGATCGGTGCTGCTCGGTCACGatggcgacagcgacagcagccCAACTGGTGTCCGTTGA